The window ATTTAGTAAAAAGAACAATTGAACCTTGTCAAACAGCATTAAAAAATGCAGACTTATCAATTTCTGAGATAGATGAAATTATCTTAGTTGGTGGTTCAACTCGTATTCCTGCTGTACAAGAAGCGGTTCAAAAGTTTTTCGGAAAATCACCAAGTAAAGGTGTAAATCCAGATGAGGTTGTTTCTTTAGGAGCAGCAATTCAAGGAGGAGTTTTAACTGGAGAGGTAAAAGACGTTTTATTATTAGACGTAACGCCATTATCTTTAGGTATTGAAACTATGGGGAATGTTTTCACAAAGTTAATTGATGCAAACACAACAATTCCTACAAAGAAATCGCAAGTGTTTTCTACAGCAGTAGACAACCAACCATCAGTAGAAATTCACGTTTTACAAGGTGAAAGAGCAATGGCTGCAGATAACAATACAATTGGTCGTTTCCACTTAGACGGTTTACCACCAGCGCAAAGAGGAGTTCCACAAATTGAAGTAACTTTTGATATTGATGCAAACGGAATTATTAAAGTTTCTGCATTAGATAAAGGAACAAACAAATCTCACGAAATTAGAATTGAAGCTTCTTCAGGTTTATCTGATGCTGAAATCGAAAAAATGAGACAAGATGCAGAAGCAAATGCAGAAGCAGATAAAGCTGCAAAAGAAACTGCTGAAAAAATTAATGGTGCAGACGGAATGATCTTTCAAACTGAAAAGCAATTGAAAGAATTTGGAGAAAAATTATCTGATGATAAAAAAGGTCCAATTGAAGCAGCATTAGTTGAATTAAAAGCAGCTCATGAAGCTAAAGATATTGCACAAATTGATGCTGCAATGGAAAAGATTAACGAAGCTTGGAAAGTAGCATCTGAAGAAATGTATGCAGCAGAACAAGCAGCAGGAGCAGGAGCACAACAAGGTCAACCAGAAGCAGCAAGTGCAGCAGATCAAGGAGACAATGTTGAAGATGTAGACTTCGAAGAAGTAAAATAATTTTTTAATTATTTATCATAAACAAAAACGCAATCATTAATTTGGTTGCGTTTTTTAATTCAATCTATTTTCTTTTGAAAACCTATAACAAAACCAATTTCTTTAAACATACTTTTTGCGAATTTACACAAGTGGATGATTTTCAGTTTCCAGAAAATACCAGCTATAAAAGTAAATCAGAGAGTTTGTATTTTTATACAGATGAAGGTGTTTATAGAAAATCGAATCATTGGGGAAGAGTAGCTAATTGCAGATGGAAATTAATAACTGAAGAGAAATATAAAAACCAAGAGATTGTTGTTGGTTTTGCTAAATGGAATGCTTTTTATCCAGTAAATTCAGCAGATAAAATCTTTTTTATTGAAGTTAATTTTGAGCAAAAAACAGTAAAAATTCAAACTAAAACAGCAAATACTACAAATTATTTATTTACATATTCTGAAGCTCAAAAAAGAATAAAACAGATTAATCATTTACTTAAAGATGATAAATGGGCGCAATATTTCGATTTAGAAATTAAAGAATTACAGTTTAAAGTTATTTCAGAGTTTATCAGTTCAAATAAAACTTTACAAGAAGTTAAAAAAGGATTTAATTAATTGCACACAAAAACTTCTCGATACAATTTTGATAAAAATCAAAATCACTCGAAGTGACAGTGTGTATAATCTTCCTAATAAATATACTGTCACTTCGAGTAAAATTCTTTTTTCAAGAATTTTGTATCGAGAAGTCTATAAAATTCAAACCTTTTTTATTTCAATCAATAAATTCATTTTCCGTAAATTTGCAATCTGAAATTTTAACAATCTAAAAGTCTAGAAACCCGAGATGAACATACCACAAACTAGTTTTCCAAGAGTTG of the Tenacibaculum todarodis genome contains:
- the dnaK gene encoding molecular chaperone DnaK, whose translation is MSKIIGIDLGTTNSCVSVMEGNEPVVIPNSEGKRTTPSVVAFVEGGERKIGDPAKRQAVTNPTKTVYSIKRFMGNKFSESSKEAGRVPYKVVKGDNDTPRVDIDGRLYTPQEISAMVLQKMKKTAEDYLGTSVAEAVITVPAYFNDAQRQATKEAGEIAGLKVRRIINEPTAAALAYGLDKADEDKKIVVFDFGGGTHDVSILELGDGVFEVLATDGDTHLGGDDVDEKIINWLAEEFKAEEAMDLRKDPMSLQRLKEAAEKAKIELSSTTSTEINLPYITATASGPKHLVRTLSRAKFEQLIDDLVKRTIEPCQTALKNADLSISEIDEIILVGGSTRIPAVQEAVQKFFGKSPSKGVNPDEVVSLGAAIQGGVLTGEVKDVLLLDVTPLSLGIETMGNVFTKLIDANTTIPTKKSQVFSTAVDNQPSVEIHVLQGERAMAADNNTIGRFHLDGLPPAQRGVPQIEVTFDIDANGIIKVSALDKGTNKSHEIRIEASSGLSDAEIEKMRQDAEANAEADKAAKETAEKINGADGMIFQTEKQLKEFGEKLSDDKKGPIEAALVELKAAHEAKDIAQIDAAMEKINEAWKVASEEMYAAEQAAGAGAQQGQPEAASAADQGDNVEDVDFEEVK